The region GCCTGCTCCACATCACCGACATGAGTTGGGGCCGGATCGGACACCCCAGCGAGATGGTGTCGATCGACCAGGAGATCGAGGTCCAGGTTCTGCACATCGACCGCGACCGCGAGAAGATCGCCCTCGGCATGAAGCAGCGGACCGCCAGCCCGTGGGCCAAGGTCGCCGACAAGTACCCGGTGGGCACCGTCTGCAAGGGCACCGTCGTCAACGTCATGAGCTACGGCGCCTTCGTGAAGCTCGAGGACGGCGTCGAGGGCCTGGTCCACATCAGCGAGATGAGCTGGACCAAGCGGGTCAGCCATCCCAGCGAACTGGTCAAGCCCGGTGACGAGGTCGAGGTGGTCGTCCTCAACATCAACAAGGAGAAGCAGGAAATCTCCCTGGGGATGAAGCAGACGCAGCAGAACCCGTGGGAGAAGGTCGCCGCCGACTACCCGCCGGGCGCGATCGTCAAGGGGGTGGTGCGCAACCTCACCAACTACGGCGCGTTCATCGAGATCGACGACGGGATCGACGGCTTGCTCCACGTCACGGACATGTCGTGGACCCGCAAGGTCACCCATCCCAGCGAGATGGTGGAGAAGGGTCAGGAGGTCGAGTGCAAGGTGCTGTCGGTCGACCAGCAGCGCCGCCGGATCGCCCTCGGTCTCAAGCAGATGCACGACGATCCCTGGACCACCGACATCCCCCACCGCTACAAGCCCGGCGACGTCGTCAAGGGAACGGTGACGAAGATCACCAACTTCGGCGTGTTCGTCGGCCTCGAGGACGGCCTCGAGGGGCTGCTCCACATCTCCGAGCTCGCCGACGAGAAGGTCGAGAGCGCGGAGGAGGTGGTGAAGGTCGGCGACGCGATCGAGGTCAAGATCCTCCGGGTAGACACCGACGACCGGAAAATCGGCCTCTCCAAGAAGCGGGTCGGCTGGTCGCGCGAACGCGAGGCGCGGGAAGGCGAGGCCGACTTCTGACCGCGGGGTGGTGGACCGTCAGGCGGGGCCGATCGTGATCGCCAGCACCGGCCCGGTGCTTTCCATCCTGGAGCCACCGGCCTGGTCGTGGAGCGATCCCACCGGGAGCCGCGTGAGGTCGTCGTCGCGGGTGATGACGCCGGTCGCGAGGCGCATCCGTCGCGGCGGCAGTGGTGGAGTGTCGCTCGTGGCCGTCGCGCAGTGGCGGTATTCGAGCACCTCGCCCGCGGCCGGATCGATGACGTCGAGGCGGATCACCTCCACGGCCCGGCGCCTCACCCAGCGGCCACCCTGACCGATCCAGACGTGGATCCGCGTGCCCGGCGCGAGCGTCGCGATCTCGACGACGGCGATGCCGTTGGTCGGAGGCGCGTCGATCGGCCGCGACGCCAGCGGGTCGGAGGGGTCCTCGACGTCGAATCGCCCCAGGGGCAG is a window of Planctomycetota bacterium DNA encoding:
- a CDS encoding 30S ribosomal protein S1 translates to MVNRNLIRELEIGDELDQEIDLAMSGTDGDAYEGGGASLSVNSVLEGKVLRVDDEFVLVDVGYKSEGYIPRNEWDDSEPPPQIGDSVKVLLEEFEDGALEEQRGLITLSKRKARRIEDWLRVMESVKENDVVTGFVTRKIKGGLLVDISGVNVFLPASQVDIRRPADIGDYCGRCIQCLVLKIDESRRNIVVSRRALIEQERAERKKQLMETLEVGQVRRGIVKNIADFGAFVDLGGIDGLLHITDMSWGRIGHPSEMVSIDQEIEVQVLHIDRDREKIALGMKQRTASPWAKVADKYPVGTVCKGTVVNVMSYGAFVKLEDGVEGLVHISEMSWTKRVSHPSELVKPGDEVEVVVLNINKEKQEISLGMKQTQQNPWEKVAADYPPGAIVKGVVRNLTNYGAFIEIDDGIDGLLHVTDMSWTRKVTHPSEMVEKGQEVECKVLSVDQQRRRIALGLKQMHDDPWTTDIPHRYKPGDVVKGTVTKITNFGVFVGLEDGLEGLLHISELADEKVESAEEVVKVGDAIEVKILRVDTDDRKIGLSKKRVGWSREREAREGEADF